The following nucleotide sequence is from Acidimicrobiales bacterium.
TCGCCACGGGCTGCCCGTGGCCTTCGGCGTGGCCCTGTGGGAGCGCTACAACCGCCTGATCCTCGCCCACAGCGCGGGCATGCCCGTGCTGGTGACGCGCTACGCCGACCTGGTGGCCGACGCCGCCGGCTGGGCGGCGGGCACGCGGGACTTCCTGGCCGGACTGGGCATGCACCTGGCGCCCGACGACGCCGCGGTGGGGGACTTCGTCGACCCCGAGCTGCGCCACAGCGCGTTCTCGCGTGACGACGTGGCCGACGCCGCTCCCGAGGCGCTGGCGCTCGCCGACGCCCTCGAGTCCGCCGCCGGCCCGAACGCCTGCTTCGCCCCCCCGAGCCTCCCGCCCGAGCCTGCCGGCGTGGGAGCCGCCCTCGACACGGTCGGGCCCGGACGCGAGCCCGACTGGCGCCCGCCCCCGTGGGCGGCCGATGCCCGGGGGGCGCCGGCCGCCGGGACGGACTGCCAGCCGTGATCGGCCCCCTCCCGCTCCCGCTCATGTCACCGCGCCCCGCTCATGTCACCGCGCCCCCGGGGGGATGCCGCCCATGGACCTGATCGAGCGGAGCGGGGGCGTGACCCGCCGCCACCCCTGGGAGATCGCCCGCGCCACCTTCTTCCTCCGACTGGTCGAGCGGCTGGGGACGCTCGCCACGACCGACAGCTGGCTCGACGTCGGCGCCGGGGACGCCTGGTTCGCGCAGCAGCTGCGCGCCGTGCTCCCACCGGCGGCCCGGTTGGCGTGCTGGGACGTGCACTACCCGGCGGACGGCCCCGAGGTCGCCACCGGCACCACGGGCATCGAGTTCAGCGCGCAGCGGCCCGGCGGCGTCTTCGGGGGGGTCCTCATGCTCGACGTGGTCGAACACGTCGAGGACGACACCGCGTTCGTGCGCGAGGTCGTCGACGGCTCGCTCGCCCCCGGGGGCTGGGTCCTCGTGAGCGTGCCCGCGTACCAGGGCCTCTTCAGCGAGCACGACCGCGCCCTGAAGCACTTCCGCCGGTACTCGCCCGACGCCATCCGGACCGTGCTCGAGTCCGCCGGCCTGGCGGTGCAGGCGCGCGGCGGCCTGTTCCACGGCCTGCTCCCCGCCCGTGCCGCGCAGGTCCTGCGCGAGCGGCTCCGGCCGCCGCACCCCACGTCGACCGGGCGCGTGTCGCCGGACGGGCGCGAACCGTCGACGGGGATCGGGGACTGGCGGGGCGGGCCGCGCCTGACGACGGCCCTGACGGCCGTGCTCGGCGCCGACACCCGGGTCTCGCTCGCCCTGGCCACGCGGCGCCTGGCGCCGTTGCCGGGCCTGAGCACGTGGGCGTTCTGCCGTCGACGGGAACCGGGGCCCCGGTGAGCGCGCCGGGTCCCACGGTCGTCGTGGTGCCGTGCTTCAACGAGGAGCGGCGGCTCGACGAGCGCGCCTTCACGGACCTCGTGGCCGGCGACGAGGTCCGCCTGGTCTTCGTGGACGACGGCTCCACCGACGCCACGGGGCGCGTCCTCGACCGGCTGGCGGCGGGCTGCGAGGGGATCGAGGTGGTGAGCCTGGCGGCCAACACCGGCAAGGCCGAAGCGGTCCGGCGCGGGCTGCTGGTGGCCGTCCGGGGCGGGGCCGGCACCGTCGGCTACTACGACGCCGACCTGGCCACCCCGCCGGCCGAGCTCCTGCGGCTCACGCGCCAGCTG
It contains:
- a CDS encoding methyltransferase domain-containing protein, which translates into the protein MDLIERSGGVTRRHPWEIARATFFLRLVERLGTLATTDSWLDVGAGDAWFAQQLRAVLPPAARLACWDVHYPADGPEVATGTTGIEFSAQRPGGVFGGVLMLDVVEHVEDDTAFVREVVDGSLAPGGWVLVSVPAYQGLFSEHDRALKHFRRYSPDAIRTVLESAGLAVQARGGLFHGLLPARAAQVLRERLRPPHPTSTGRVSPDGREPSTGIGDWRGGPRLTTALTAVLGADTRVSLALATRRLAPLPGLSTWAFCRRREPGPR